A stretch of the Drosophila sulfurigaster albostrigata strain 15112-1811.04 chromosome 2L, ASM2355843v2, whole genome shotgun sequence genome encodes the following:
- the LOC133850170 gene encoding uncharacterized protein LOC133850170 has product MMCNSFLQNTLDAMEQLEMAFEQSLRAIDNISHRYQLVSNLKSKADIRQQSYEAEIMAAITEPTFTKISEPKKCKKRKKLKRSIKKKYRTEESQTDPIDIEEEEFANNCICKYENKADFDSDSCDLDEDMEDFSSTWHNTNWDYSDEKEKLCPGISHYCSFCQCETVCFHLDS; this is encoded by the coding sequence ATGATGTGTAATAGTTTTCTCCAGAACACGCTCGACGCCATGGAACAACTAGAGATGGCATTCGAGCAATCGTTGCGAGCTATCGATAACATCAGTCATCGATATCAGCTGGTCTCTAATCTCAAGAGCAAAGCCGACATTCGGCAACAATCGTACGAAGCGGAAATCATGGCTGCCATCACAGAACCCACATTCACCAAGATTTCGGAACCAAAGAAATGCAAGAAACGCAAGAAGCTAAAGAGAAGcatcaaaaagaaatacagAACTGAAGAATCGCAGACAGATCCGATCGATATTGAAGAGGAAGAATTTGCAAATAACTGCATctgtaaatatgaaaataaagcaGACTTCGATAGTGATTCCTGCGATCTGGATGAGGACATGGAAGACTTTTCAAGCACCTGGCACAACACAAATTGGGATTATTCCGATGAGAAAGAGAAGCTTTGTCCTGGCATAAGTCATTATTGTTCCTTCTGTCAATGCGAAACTGTTTGTTTCCACTTGGATTCTTGA
- the LOC133841538 gene encoding uncharacterized protein LOC133841538 has product MEKLKGNQQQKKVETGNGNGNGNSQRNGNRVAPSPSPSPTGRPNPNPFKRPMNALQKQWYRVLLARRVGFGQRPPQDEKELTYADICHRRYVAAFRRYNERFRWEMAMHEQMQRCAIDAMRVHRTFAITTLWLPLHSKREINSTLETLEKVLTVKERRRLEEILKRGESLRTRR; this is encoded by the exons atggaaaaattgaaaggcaaccagcagcagaagaaggtCGAGacaggcaatggcaatggtaATGGCAACAGTCAGCGCAATGGCAATCGAGTTGCCCCGAGTCCCAGTCCAAGTCCAACGGGCAGACCCAATCCGAATCCCTTCAAGCGGCCGATGAATGCGTTGCAAAAGCAATGGTATCGAGTGCTTCTCGCTCGACGTGTGGGCTTCGGGCAGCGGCCGCCGCAGGACGAGAAAGAGCTAACCTA TGCTGACATATGCCATCGACGCTATGTGGCCGCATTCCGACGCTACAACGAACGTTTCCGCTGGGAAATGGCAATGCATGAACAGATGCAACGCTGTGCCATCGACGCCATGCGTGTGCACAG AACTTTTGCCATTACCACGCTCTGGCTGCCGTTGCACTCGAAGCGGGAAATCAACTCGACGCTGGAGACCCTCGAGAAGGTTCTGACGGTGAAGGAAAGGCGACGCCTCGAGGAGATACTCAAACGAGGTGAATCTCTGCGAACGCGACGATGA